In Archangium violaceum, the following are encoded in one genomic region:
- a CDS encoding TadE/TadG family type IV pilus assembly protein, translated as MLRPHAHRKPSQRGAAIVEFALVVPLLVSILMFSIFLSEIIRAKLKLQEASRYVAWEMTSYALSDYGSGDHEKAFDVAMTASVKEAAERYRDLDSIEPEGRFGTMLRAEPAQVTIKNQGVSGIDLSRVFEGSGGMGAEAASAVGKTLDYFLEHFHFNTKGQVEVELRSRLTSIGLPRNYLQKEDKGFFTVDNWGGKDLSNMQVKNRFTLIANGWQLPDGGDALVKSKRAGVHGGGSDHGLYLQVDRMKFLGIGNYTGQVGLDQLSEVANFLLPDFLGPFVVAHNYKPGESARDCNKSKHGAPMGLNNLNSYPGLDDPDQRCFDTAPFRDTQAYDSSLYRKVFMARGENFMGCKNMQADMPSTPKADPSTNQDKNQQKVTCE; from the coding sequence ATGCTCCGCCCTCACGCACATCGCAAGCCGTCCCAGCGTGGCGCCGCCATCGTCGAGTTCGCGCTCGTGGTGCCGCTGCTCGTCTCCATCCTGATGTTCAGCATCTTCCTGAGCGAGATCATCCGGGCCAAGCTCAAGCTGCAGGAGGCCAGCCGGTACGTCGCCTGGGAGATGACGAGCTACGCCCTGAGCGACTACGGCAGCGGGGACCACGAGAAGGCCTTCGACGTGGCCATGACGGCCTCGGTGAAGGAGGCCGCCGAGCGCTACCGGGACCTCGACTCCATCGAGCCCGAGGGCAGGTTCGGCACCATGCTGCGCGCCGAGCCGGCGCAGGTGACCATCAAGAACCAGGGCGTGTCGGGGATCGACCTGAGCCGCGTCTTCGAGGGCTCGGGCGGCATGGGCGCCGAGGCGGCCTCCGCGGTGGGCAAGACGCTCGACTACTTCCTCGAGCACTTCCACTTCAACACCAAGGGCCAGGTGGAGGTGGAGCTCCGCAGCCGGCTCACCAGCATCGGGTTGCCCAGGAACTACCTGCAGAAGGAGGACAAGGGCTTCTTCACCGTGGACAACTGGGGCGGCAAGGACCTGAGCAACATGCAGGTGAAGAACCGCTTCACGCTCATCGCCAACGGCTGGCAGCTGCCCGATGGCGGTGACGCCCTGGTGAAGTCCAAGCGGGCAGGCGTGCACGGGGGCGGCTCCGACCACGGCCTCTACCTGCAGGTGGACCGGATGAAGTTCCTGGGCATCGGCAACTACACGGGCCAGGTGGGCCTGGACCAGCTCAGCGAGGTGGCCAACTTCCTCCTCCCCGACTTCCTCGGCCCCTTCGTGGTGGCCCACAACTACAAGCCCGGCGAGAGCGCTCGCGACTGCAACAAGAGCAAGCACGGTGCCCCCATGGGCCTCAACAACCTGAACAGCTACCCCGGACTGGACGACCCGGACCAGCGCTGCTTCGACACCGCTCCCTTCCGGGACACCCAGGCGTACGACAGCTCGCTCTACCGCAAGGTCTTCATGGCCCGTGGCGAAAACTTCATGGGCTGCAAGAACATGCAGGCCGACATGCCCAGCACCCCCAAGGCCGATCCCAGCACCAACCAGGACAAGAACCAGCAGAAGGTCACGTGCGAGTAA